One region of Betaproteobacteria bacterium genomic DNA includes:
- the yaaA gene encoding peroxide stress protein YaaA: protein MLIFLSPAKSLDYQTPPHIATHTVPAYLKQSELLIKQLRKLSPADIANLMTLSDPLALLNFKRYAEWHLPFTPENAKQAALAFDGDVYDGLSAKTLSADDLDFAQQHVRILSGLYGILKPLDLIQPYRLEMGTRFANKAGKNLYEFWGERLLKAINAELTDMPRPVAINLASEEYFKAAVGRKIKGQLIQPVFEDWKNGQYKIISFYAKRARGLMTRYVVENRLNEPEGLKKFDTDGYAFEPSVSDENTWVFRRRLT, encoded by the coding sequence ATGTTGATATTTCTATCCCCCGCCAAGTCGCTCGACTACCAGACGCCGCCGCATATTGCCACGCATACCGTCCCGGCCTATCTCAAGCAGTCCGAACTTTTGATCAAGCAGCTACGCAAGCTGTCGCCGGCCGACATTGCCAACCTGATGACACTGTCTGATCCGCTGGCGTTGCTCAATTTCAAACGCTACGCCGAATGGCATCTGCCCTTCACCCCGGAAAACGCCAAACAGGCGGCGCTTGCCTTTGACGGCGACGTGTATGACGGGCTCTCGGCAAAAACACTGAGCGCCGATGATCTTGATTTCGCCCAGCAGCACGTGCGCATCCTCTCCGGCCTCTACGGCATTCTCAAACCGCTCGATCTGATCCAGCCCTACCGGCTCGAAATGGGCACCAGGTTCGCCAACAAGGCAGGCAAGAACCTTTATGAATTCTGGGGCGAGCGATTGCTCAAGGCCATCAATGCCGAACTGACCGATATGCCCCGGCCGGTTGCCATCAACCTGGCCTCCGAGGAATATTTCAAGGCAGCTGTCGGCCGCAAGATCAAGGGGCAATTGATCCAGCCGGTGTTCGAAGACTGGAAGAACGGCCAGTACAAGATCATCAGCTTCTACGCCAAGCGGGCGCGCGGCCTGATGACGCGTTACGTGGTGGAGAACCGGCTGAACGAGCCGGAAGGGCTGAAAAAATTCGACACCGACGGTTACGCCTTCGAGCCGTCGGTATCCGATGAAAATACCTGGGTCTTCCGCCGACGTCTGACATGA
- a CDS encoding ethanolamine ammonia-lyase subunit EutB, with product MTLSASVGIRRYSFADLKDLLAKASPARSGDNLAGIAANTAVERMAARLVLADLPLRRFLDEALIPYETDEVTRLIIDGHDAAAFAPLASLTVGEFRDWLLADATDGVQLAAVVPGITPEMAAAVSKLMRNQDLIAIARKCRVVTAFRDTIGLPGRLAVRLQPNHPTDDPRGIAAAMLDGLMYGVGDAVIGINPASDSMAALSTLWRMLDELIGRLAIPTQSCVLTHVSSQIRAIEMGLPVDLVFQSVAGTEAANSGFGINLAMLREAREAALSLKRGTVGDNVMYFETGQGSALSANAHHGVDQQTCEARAYAVARHFKPLLVNTVVGFIGPEYLYDGKQIIRAGLEDHFCGKLLGLPMGCDICYTNHAEADQDDMDNLLVLLGTAGVNFIMGVPGADDIMLNYQSTSFHDQLFVRNVLGLQRAPEFEMWLQTMGLTDDTGRLLPAQADHRLLSDLSRSFT from the coding sequence ATGACACTGAGCGCCAGCGTCGGGATTCGCCGTTACAGCTTTGCCGATCTCAAGGATCTGCTGGCCAAGGCCAGCCCGGCGCGCTCTGGCGACAATCTCGCCGGCATCGCCGCAAACACGGCGGTGGAGCGCATGGCGGCGCGTCTGGTGCTGGCCGATCTGCCCTTGCGTCGCTTTCTCGATGAGGCGTTGATCCCATACGAAACTGACGAAGTCACGCGCCTGATCATCGATGGCCACGATGCGGCTGCCTTTGCCCCATTGGCATCATTGACCGTGGGTGAATTCCGCGACTGGCTGCTGGCCGACGCGACCGACGGCGTACAACTGGCCGCTGTCGTGCCCGGTATCACACCGGAAATGGCCGCTGCCGTCAGCAAGCTGATGCGCAACCAGGATCTCATTGCCATTGCCCGCAAATGCCGGGTGGTCACCGCTTTCCGCGACACCATCGGTCTGCCCGGGCGGCTGGCCGTGCGTCTGCAGCCCAATCACCCGACCGACGACCCGCGCGGCATTGCCGCCGCCATGCTCGACGGCCTGATGTATGGCGTCGGTGACGCGGTCATTGGCATCAATCCGGCCTCGGACAGCATGGCCGCACTGAGCACCTTGTGGCGGATGCTCGACGAACTGATCGGGCGTTTGGCCATCCCCACCCAGTCCTGTGTGCTGACCCATGTCAGCAGCCAGATTCGCGCCATTGAAATGGGCTTGCCGGTCGACCTGGTCTTTCAATCGGTGGCCGGCACCGAGGCGGCCAATAGCGGTTTTGGGATCAATCTGGCCATGCTGCGGGAAGCGCGCGAGGCGGCGCTATCGCTCAAACGGGGCACGGTCGGCGACAACGTCATGTACTTCGAGACCGGCCAGGGGAGCGCCCTCTCGGCCAATGCCCACCACGGGGTCGACCAGCAGACCTGTGAGGCACGGGCCTACGCCGTGGCCCGCCATTTCAAGCCGTTGCTGGTCAATACGGTTGTCGGCTTCATCGGGCCGGAATATCTCTACGACGGCAAGCAGATCATCCGCGCTGGGCTCGAAGACCACTTCTGCGGCAAATTGCTCGGCCTGCCCATGGGCTGCGACATCTGTTACACCAACCATGCCGAGGCCGATCAGGACGATATGGATAACCTGCTGGTGCTGCTCGGCACGGCCGGCGTCAATTTCATCATGGGGGTGCCGGGGGCGGACGACATCATGCTCAATTACCAGAGCACTTCCTTTCACGATCAACTGTTTGTCCGCAATGTGCTCGGCTTGCAGCGGGCGCCGGAATTCGAGATGTGGCTCCAGACCATGGGACTGACCGATGACACCGGCCGCCTGCTGCCGGCGCAGGCCGATCATCGTCTGTTGAGCGACCTGTCGCGGAGTTTTACATGA
- the eutC gene encoding ethanolamine ammonia-lyase subunit EutC: MKPVSPDPWQALATLTAARIALGRSGSSLPTRAVLNFDVAHALARDAVHQLLDPAKLSARWREQGGEALFVHSCATDRLTYLQRPDLGRHLDEASASSLSIEASQNGNCDLVIVIADGLSAPAVEAHALSLVQALLPHLDGLRIAPLIIAEQGRVALGDEIGANLQASLVLVLIGERPGLSSPDSLGAYLTFAPQPGRLDAERNCVSNIRIDGLPPPVAAGKLAWLIRAALIRRLTGLQLKDESESPVLG; encoded by the coding sequence ATGAAGCCCGTCAGCCCCGACCCCTGGCAGGCGCTGGCCACGCTCACCGCCGCCCGCATTGCGCTCGGCCGCAGCGGCAGCAGCCTGCCAACCCGCGCTGTCCTCAACTTCGACGTAGCCCATGCCCTGGCTCGCGATGCGGTACATCAGCTGCTCGATCCCGCCAAACTCTCCGCCCGCTGGCGGGAGCAGGGCGGCGAGGCGCTTTTTGTCCACAGTTGCGCCACTGACCGTCTGACCTATCTGCAACGCCCCGACCTCGGCCGCCATCTGGACGAAGCCAGCGCCAGTAGCCTGAGCATTGAAGCCAGCCAAAACGGCAACTGTGATCTCGTCATCGTCATCGCCGACGGCTTGTCAGCCCCAGCCGTTGAGGCCCATGCACTGTCGCTTGTGCAAGCGCTGCTGCCTCACCTCGACGGCCTGCGAATTGCCCCACTGATCATCGCCGAACAGGGCCGGGTGGCACTCGGCGACGAAATTGGCGCAAACCTCCAAGCCAGCCTTGTTCTGGTATTGATCGGCGAGCGCCCCGGTCTCTCGTCACCCGACAGCCTTGGCGCCTATCTTACGTTCGCCCCGCAACCCGGGCGCCTCGACGCCGAGCGCAACTGTGTTTCCAATATCCGTATCGACGGCCTGCCACCGCCAGTGGCTGCCGGCAAACTGGCCTGGCTGATACGCGCCGCCCTGATCCGCCGACTGACAGGGCTGCAACTGAAGGATGAGAGTGAATCTCCGGTGCTGGGTTAG